The stretch of DNA TCCTCGTCACGGGAGTTCGGTGAGTACTGCTTCGATGAACTCCCGTGAGTCTTCCTCAGACAGGGCCTCGTTGCGAAGACTTTTCGCAACTGCGAGGTAGGTCTCCGCCAGCAGTGGGTCTCCGACGTCGTAGCGCGCACCCAGCACCGGATGCCCCTCCAGGAAAACGCCTGGGCTGAAGCTTGCGAATTCGAGAACGATGAACTTCCCATCCATGCCGCTGTGGGCACCTGCCGAAGTCGGCAGCACTTGGATGCGCACATGCGGCAAGGTGGCCACCTTCACGAGGTGCGCGAGCTGGCCACGCAGGATCTCTACGCCGCCGACCGGACGGCGCAACGCGGACTCCTCGATAACGGCGTCAAGTCGCAGCGGAGCCGAGTCGTGCAGCCGCCGCTGCCGCTCCAGGCGGAGCTCGGCGACGGCTCGGCGGTCCTGGGCAGCGACGCTGCGACTGGCCTCGGTAAGAGCTTCGGCGTAGTCCCTGGTCTGCAAAAGTCCCGGTATGACGAGTTGTTCGTAGTTGAACTCCCGGGCAGCTTCCCCTTCGGAACCGAGGAAGAAGGCGAACCAGTCCTCGACGATGTCGGCGTACGGTTCCCACCAACTCGGTTCCGCCGAGCTCTTCGCCTGCGCTACCAGGTTTTCGACCTCGGTCTCGGGAACCCGGTAGAAGCGCAACAGATCCCGCACGTCGCGGTGTTGGAGGCGGTACATGCCCGCTTCCATTTGGCTTACCTTGCCGCGTGAGCACCCGAGCTCCTCGGCTGCCTGCTCGGCTGTCTTCCCAGCCTCGTTTCGGAACTGCCGCAGGGCCGCTCCGATGCGTCGACGCGTTGACGCGGGATCGCTTCTCACTGCAACCAACCTCCTCGCGCGCCCCAGTGTGCCTGTCGCCTCGGCTTACCCCGAAGTGATCACCCGATCGTGATCTAGGGCAGCTAACGGTTAGCCAGTAACGTGTTAGCGGTCAGTGTAGAGGCATGGGTGGAGGAGTCATGAACGTGGATCTGTCGGGAATCCTGGCGGCGCCGTCGGATGCGGAGTTTCAGCGGGAGTTGCGTGAGGTGGTGGCGTTCGACGCGCCGAGGGCGTTCGCGTTGTGCGAAGAGGAAGGTGTGCGCGAAGACGGGTACGTGCGCTACTGGGGTTTGGCCTTCGACGACTGCGCGGAGGTGATCAGTACCGTGGACGATGCACGGGTGCGTTTCCGTTCCGTCGAAGCCGCCTGCGCGCGCCTGGGGCGCCGCCGCAAGATGCATTTGATCTGGGTGGAGACCGCAGTTGCATCGGCAGGTGATGGGGCGCGGTAGCGGGCGCGGGAACATTTGCGAACTTCCAGCTGGAAAACCCGAAACCAGGGCGGGCCAGATTTTTCTGGGAATGGGTTCCGAATCCGGGGCATCGGCCGCTGCCCCGGATTCGGTGCAAATCACGGCCGTCCGGCGCCGGTCAGCCGAGGTTCACATCGGAGCAGCTGTAGAAGGCGTTGTCGGTGTCGGCGATCTCCCACGCTGCGAAGATCATGTGCTTGCCGTGTTTGCCAGCGGGCAGCCGGACGTCGTGGACCTCGGTGTCGCCGGGTGTCTTGCCGCCGTAGTCCACCGTGGCGAACGGGGCAGGCTCAAGCTGATCCCTGGTCAACGGCTTGTTCGGATCCCAGTCGTCCTTGGTGATGAAGTAGCGGTACGACTCGGTGGGGTGCGATGCGGTGTTCTTCCAGTGGAACTGGACGTTCTGCCCGGGCTCGAGGTTCGTGGCGGGCCAGTCGCCGCCGCGCGGGTCGTCGAGCTGCCCGAACGTCGGGTTGTCCGCGCTGCACAAATGCCCGTCCGCCGGGCCTTGCTGCGGGAAGTTCCCGGGGCCTTCCACGCTCTGCGGCTCCCACTGGATCGGCCCGCAGTCACCCGCTGCACCGTTGGCGCACACGGCTTGGCGGCTGGGCGGATTCTCGGTGAAACCGTGCGCCTGAGCGAGGCCGGTCGTGATCGCGGGCGCCAGCAAGGTGCTCAGGCCGAGCAGCGAAAGTCCGATCGAGCGCGCTGCGCGCTTCGTGGTCATGCAACTCCTTTTCGGGGTTCTCCGCGGAAGGGTTAATCCTTTTCGGCCCTTCCGGGTGGAGAACTTTAGTAGCCCGGAAACAACTCACAAGACCTGATCATGATGATTACCGTCACGTAACGCTGCGATAAAGTTGAACGAAGGCTTTCATGTGCGCAGCGTGCTTTCGGAATGACTCCTCGTTGGGCATTTTCCGATGAATTGATCGGCGCGTTGATCGCTTTCGCGGAAACCGGTCGTCAACCGCCGGAGGCGACGCGCACCAGCGCAGGCCGGATGAGCCGGCCGTGCGTGCGGTAGCCGGGGCGCAGCACCTCGGCGACCACGGCGTTGGCCTGGACATCGTTGCCGTGCAACGGAATCACGTTGCTGGAGTCGGAAGGAGCGGCCTCGTGCTCGGCCGGGTCGAACGGTTCGCCCAGCGGATCGATGCGGTGCAGGCCCTCGGCGGCGAGGGTCTGCTGC from Saccharopolyspora sp. SCSIO 74807 encodes:
- a CDS encoding lytic polysaccharide monooxygenase auxiliary activity family 9 protein; the encoded protein is MTTKRAARSIGLSLLGLSTLLAPAITTGLAQAHGFTENPPSRQAVCANGAAGDCGPIQWEPQSVEGPGNFPQQGPADGHLCSADNPTFGQLDDPRGGDWPATNLEPGQNVQFHWKNTASHPTESYRYFITKDDWDPNKPLTRDQLEPAPFATVDYGGKTPGDTEVHDVRLPAGKHGKHMIFAAWEIADTDNAFYSCSDVNLG
- a CDS encoding helix-turn-helix transcriptional regulator, with translation MRSDPASTRRRIGAALRQFRNEAGKTAEQAAEELGCSRGKVSQMEAGMYRLQHRDVRDLLRFYRVPETEVENLVAQAKSSAEPSWWEPYADIVEDWFAFFLGSEGEAAREFNYEQLVIPGLLQTRDYAEALTEASRSVAAQDRRAVAELRLERQRRLHDSAPLRLDAVIEESALRRPVGGVEILRGQLAHLVKVATLPHVRIQVLPTSAGAHSGMDGKFIVLEFASFSPGVFLEGHPVLGARYDVGDPLLAETYLAVAKSLRNEALSEEDSREFIEAVLTELP